The uncultured Celeribacter sp. genome includes the window CATCGTGGCTTTGGGCACGCCGGTGGAGCCGGAGGTGAACCCCAACAGCGCGACATCGTCACGCCCAGTTTCGACCCAGTAAGGATCGGTGGGTTTCTTGAGTGCCGCCGTATCGAGCGCCCCGTCCTGACCTGCCGTGCCATCGAAAGACACGACATGTTCGAGAGACGGACATTCGCCCAGACAGGGCTCGATCTCGTCGAGCATCCGCATGTCGCAGAGCACGACTTTGACTTCGGCCTTCTCGATATATTGTTTCAGTTCCTTTTTGCGCATCATCGGCATGGTGTTGATCACCACGGCCCCGGCCTTGGTCGCGCCGAGCCAACAGGCCACGAGAGCGGGCGTGTTGGAGGATCGGATCAGGATGCGATTGCCCGGAACGATGCCGTATTCCTTGACCAGAGCGCGGGCGATCTGGTTGGTCCAGTCGGACAGTTCGCGATAGGTGCGGCTTCGTCCGGTACCCGAAACGGCGATCCGGTCGCCAAAGCCGCGTTCCACCATGCGGTCGGTCAACTCGACGGCGGCGTTCAGATGGTCAGGGTAAGGGAATTTTTCCAGAAGATAGATGGGCTGCGCCTCTTCGGGCGGTAGGTTGTCGCGACAAAACGTATCGACATGTGCGCTTGGTCCAAGCATGGCATTCGTCCTGTGATGGGAAGGGGAAAGCCCGCGGCGGCACCAAGAGGGAACGCGCCCCCCGCGGGCGGTCGACGGCAGAGCCTGGGGGCTCTGCCGGACCATTCGGATCAGAAGAGTTTCATCAGACGGAGTTCGGCGACCACGTCGTTTTTGAACCCGTCCTCGACGTAGAGATCGGTCGCCAACATGCCCTGCACCTGAACGGATTGAGACAGGAAGGTGTTAGCATAGAGCCGCACCTGATCGCGGCGCGTTTTCAACCCGCCGTAGGTCCCATCGTAATCCACTTCGCCGCCGAACTGGCCGGAATAGCCGATGGACATCGAGGCGGTCGGCCCGAATTGCTTGCGAAAGGCGACTTGAACCTGAGAGGCCGGATCGCGGGAGACCTCGACACCGGATTCGGTATGATCAAAGCTGAACGCCACATCGGCAATCGCATCGAGATAGAGGCCGTTGCCCAGCCCCTGAATCAACGCCACCTGCGGCGTGAACGTCCAGGCCCCGCTGCCAAAGCTCACATCGCCCATCTCATAGGCGCCGGTCGGTGCCGTGAGAAAGGCCGTGACGCCGACCGTCGTGCCCGTCTCCGGATTGGCGGGTTTCACTGGCCAATAGCTGAGGCCCAGCGTCAGGTCGCCAATCCCGTCAGAAGTGGGCATCTCCGCGCCACCGATCTCGGCGGTACTGAAGTTTCCGAAGGGTAGCACGGCCTGAAACATGACTGGTTCGCCGCCGATGTCCGTGTAATGCAGCCCGCGCAGCACGGCGACATTGGCGGTGACCTCGGAAGACGGCACATCGGTACCGTCGAAATTCAGCTCGGTGGCCGAGGAATGTTGCAGATACAGCAGGCCGATATCGGTACCCGGCGGCAGCATGGCATAGTCGCCCGGCGCGACGTCGATGGCGTGGGCCGGCAGACCGCCGAGGGCAAGGCTGGCGCCCAGTGCGAATTGGGTCAAGTGACGTTTCATGGTGATTTTCCTGTTGTTTGACGTGTTTTGTCGATGTTGCGCACGGGGTTCATGCGGTTAGGAACGCCCCTCTTCAGGGGGCTCTGTGGGGCCCTTCGGGCCGAGACCACGCCAGCTCCGGTCGAGATAGACCAAGGTGTCGGAGGTGGCGGGATGTGAATGTCTGTCGTTGCAGGTGGGGCAGATGCCCTCGCGCAGCTCAGCGGCCACGACGGTGGCGCCGTCGAGCGGCATGGTTTGGTGAATCTCCGCGCGAAACCATGTGCCGATTTGGCGATAGCGTGGCTCCCCGGTCGGCAAGCTTTCCCAGTCGATATCCGGCCCGAACCGATCCACCCCTGGCGTTGCGCAGAGAGTCGCGAGGTCGAGATCCTCGTAGCGCGGGAAGTGGATGACCATGGAGCCAACCGCGAGCAGGGCCGCCGCGACGCGGGAACCGCGCGATAGAGACATGCCGACGAGCGGCGGCTCTGCGCTGATCGAAAACAGCGAACTGACGGTCAGGGCGACAGGGCCGTCGGGCGTGTTGGCGGTCAGGATGGCGACACCGGCGGGATGATGGCGAAAGGCGCTGCGAAACGCGTCGGAAAGCGGGGCTGTCATAAGGTGGTCTTTCATGTCTTGTCCTTTCCATCGGGGGCGGCCGTGAACTCCTGTCGAGAGGCTTGCGGCGCGCCCTGTACGAAGGCGGCTAGATCACGACGCATCGCCTGGCTCAGGCCCTCAAAGGCGTTGTCCGACCAACCGTTCAACATCGGCGCATCCTGCCAATCCGCCGGGTTGCCGAATTGGAACGGCAGATCGAAACAATGGGTGGCGCCGAGATCGTCGCAGCCGCAAAAAGCGCCGAAGGTGCGGCGGATGACTGTTTGGCCGCGGGTCTCGGCGGCCTGTGCGATGGCCTCCGAAAATCCGCCGAATTGTGCCCATGTGGCGCGCGAGACGGTTTCCGCCCAGGCCGTCGACCAGCTTGCCGGACAGCGATGGCCTTGTGCGGGCTGTGCCGTCAGATCGCGGCGCAAGAGGTTCAGCCGTTCGGCCTCTGCCTCGGGGCCAAGCTGCGGCAGAAATACCGACATCTCGTCCCATGTGCTGCGAATATAGAGCGCGCCGACGTGCAGCCGCGCACTGGCGTCCGTTCGCGGCCAGACCGGAAGATACATCGGCGCCAGGCGGCCCGGTTCAAACCGCGTCTCGCCCAAGGTTTTCGCCCCGGCGCGCAGCTGTGTCTGCCGGTCCGGACCTGCCGCATCCACCGCCTGTGTGAACCCATGCCGGTGCTCTGCGGACCAAGGCGCAATCTCCGGGATGCTCATCAATGCCACCCGCGAAAACAGCCCCTCGGCCCGATCCCAGCTCGCCAAGGCCCAAGCATACCACGCCCCGGCGGATTGTCCCGCGAGCGTCACCCGCGCGGGGTCGCCGCCAAAGCCACGGATGTTGTCCCGGACCCAGCGCAGCGCAGTCAGGATGTCCTCCATCGGGCGGTGCATGTGCGGCGTGCTTTTGTCTTGCGACGCTGCATCTTCGCAATGTCCAGCGGGGCCGATGCGATAATTGAGGGTGACGACGATCATCCCTTCTTTCGCCAGCGCCTCGCCACGATACCACCGGGCCGAGCCGCCGCCGCTGACCCAGGCGCCGCCATGCAGAAACACCAGAACGGGACCGTCTTTTGCCCCCTCCGGGTGCCATATGTTGAGGTAAAACGCCTCATCGCTTTGCGGATTGTCGGCAACCCCCGGTCCCATGATGCGTTCGAGGCGGCTCGGGAGTTGCGGGAAAACCGGCACGTCGGTGAGCTCTGTCATCGCCTGTTGATCCGCCTGTCGATCCTCTGCGGGCCGAACTGCGGAGCGCGGGTTCCGCGGATCGCTGAGCCTTCCATAGCGAAGCCCGAGATGCGCGCACACCACAGATTTGGGGATAGCTTCCCCGATCAGGGCGGCAGAACCGCCCTGTGGAACTGTATTCACCTGTCTGGACATGATCAGACCAGAGGCGTCGGAGGAGTGGTGCCCAAGAGGCTCGCCCCGCCAATCTCATAGCACAGCGGGCTGGCGGCAATGGCGTGGCGTGCGCCGGTGTTCACATCGCGCCAGAGACGACCAAGCGGGCTGCGTTCGGCAAAGGTCGCGGTGCCGTGGATCGTTGCCAGATCGTTCATCACCTCGCCGAGATTGGCGGTCGCATGGGCGCCGTAGTTGCGCACGCGGGCGCGATCTTCGGGCGACAATGGCGTGGTGCCCATGGCCGCCGCATCGATCAGATCCGCCGCTGCCTGAAGGCTCAATTCGGCCGCGTCGATCTTGGCCTTGGCCATGCCGATGGCCTGCACGAAAGCGCCGGAGGTGTTTTGCGGATGATAGGTCGAATAGGTGATCGGGCGCTTACCTGCCGCATCGATCACATAGTCGAGCGCCGCTTTTGCCCCCCCGAGCGGACCGGAGATGATTACCGTCGGGAACATCGACACAGGCGTGAGGCGTTGCAGAAAGCTCGCCTCCGGCGACATCTCGTAGCCCGGCCCAAGGACGGAACCGCCATCGGCAATCTGATCGGCGGGGACAACCACGTCTTGGGCAATGAAATTGTTGCTTCCCGTGCCGCGCATCCCGATGGTGTACCATGTGTCCTTGATAGTGAAATCGCTCTTGTGCAACAGGACAAAGCCCGGCGCGGGGTCTGCGCCTTCGGCCTCGATCACCGCGATGGCGCCAATCGCCCATTCGGAGTTGAGGATGTTGGAACCCCAGGCCCATTCGCCATTCACCCGGTAGCCATCGCCTTCGCGCACCGCCGTGGCGCCGAGATTTGTGATGACGGAGGCCATGCGTTCGTATTTGCCCTTGCCAAAGGCCCGTTTCCACGCGCTTTCGGGAAAACGCAGCGCCAATTGCGAGGACACCGATGAGATCACAGAAATCCATGCTGAATTGGGGCAATAGGTGCCGATCGCGGTGGTCACATCCAACAGCATCCGCGCGCCGCCCTCAAAACCGCCATAGGCTTTGAGCGCGTTGATGCCAAAGATTCCAATGCTGTCGAGCGCCTGGAGCGAGGCGTCGGTCACACGGCGACCGGCATCGGTTTCGGCGGCATTGTCGCGCAGGATAGGGCCGATTTCATGCACCTTGGCGATCAGTTCCTGTGTCAGGCTTTTCGAAGCGGCAGTCATGCGGAGATCTCCCCAAAGCCGAAGGCGGCGTTCACGGCGGCCATATCCATGATCTCGCGCACGGCGGTGATTTTGCCGTTTTTTACGGTGAAGACGTCGACAAGTTCGACGTCGAGGAGATTGCCATTGTGCAATTCGGCACTCTCAGAGAGGTGCAAAAAGCCCATGCCAGCCGCTTCGTCGGCATAAAGCCCCTTGACCGTCATCTTCAGCGTGCCGGGTTTGAACGCCTCGCCCAAACCGCCCAGAAGCTCGCCGAAAAAGCCGTCCCAGCCTTCATAAGTCTTGGCAATTGGGCAGGTCTTGCCGACCACGGTCCAAGTCATGTCTTCCGCCATGACGGTTTTCAAAAGGGCGATGTCTTGTGTGCTATGGCCTTTCCAAAAGGCTTCGATTGTGGATTTTACAGTCATTGTTTTCCCTGTGCTTGGTAAGGATCACAGCTCTCCTGGCCCCCGGAAAGTGCCGGGGGGCTGTGTTTTTCGTGTTTGAACGATCAGGCGATCAGATGAAGCGCACTTCGTGCTCGGCGCCCAGACGCATGACTTCGGCGGGATCGGCCAGCCCGTCGATGGCGACCATGTAGTCGTACATCGTTGCGGTCGGGGACACGACGACGAGCGCACGCGCCAAGGCGCCGGAGCGGTTGAAGATCGCGTGCGGAATGCCCCGCGGCAGGGTCACTGTGTCGCCGGTGTTGGCGGTGATCACCTTGCCTTCGGTTTCGAATTCCAATGTGCCTTCGAGCAGGTAGAGGATTTCGTCCTGTAAATCATGCACATGGGTCGGAACGAAACTTCCTGGTCCGAATTCGGCATGCATGAGCATCGAAGTTTCCGAGACGTGCAGCGGCAGGTAGGGCTCGCCGAGAATGGTCCATTTTTGCCCCTTGAAGCTTTCTCCTGCGAAGGTGGCGCCTTTACTGAATTCCATGTGTATTCTCCACTGTTGGTGCATTTGTTTTTGTTGTCACCTGTCGTCCGAGTGGTCAGATGTTATGCGTTTGAGCCAGAATGATCCGGTTTTCCCGATCTTTGACCTCACGTCCCCCCAACTCTCTTGACGGCATGTGCGTTTGAATGCGTAGATGCTTTAAGAATGAAGTTTATTTGGGCGGACCGGATATCCGATTTCTGCAGGGAATGTTCAAATCATGCGGGAAAGTGCAAATTTGGAAAATTCAGCGCCAGCGATCCCGATCGCGCGCCACATGTTGTTGCAGACCTCGGACATCGACGAAGCGCGCGAGCGTGTTGGCAAGGTGTTCTGCCCGCATCGTATCGAATTCGTGGGCAATGTGCGCAAGCTCGACTTTCATCAAAGCTTTGCCTCCATCGGTCGGCTGGCGCTCAGCTACGTTAGTTACGGTGCGGAGGTCGAAATTGATGCGGGCGTGCCGGAAGACTGGTTTATGGTGCATACGACGGATCGTGGCCAATGCGGGATGCAGATTGGTGGGCAGGATGTGCTTGCCGATTCCAGGACCGATGCGGTCAGTTCTGCAACCACCGGGCTGAAGATGCGTTGGATGAACAATTGTGGTCAACTCGTGCTCAAAATCGAGCGCCGCGCTTTGGAAGATCATTTATGCCAGTTGTTGAACGATGAACTGCGTACGCCGATCGAGTTTCTGGAAGGAGCTCCGTCCGAAAGTGCTCAGGCTTACCGTCGGATGTTGAATTTCGTTGTGAGTGAAACCGAACACGAAGAGAATTTTTATAATTCCCCGATGGGGCTGAAAAATCTCGAAGACACCCTGATGACACTCGTTCTGACGGGGTTTCGCAATAACTATTCCGAGGCTTTATTACACTCCGCCCAAGGCGTTGCTCCACGTCACGTGCGCTTGGCAGAAGATTATATGCGTGCCCATGTTGATGAACCGATTTCAATTTTTGATGTGGCCGCTGCGGCTGGCGTGAGCCAGCGAACACTCTTTGATGGATTTCAACGCTTTCGCGGTAAAACGCCTATGGCTTTTCTGAAAGCCATACGTATGGAGGCGGTTCGCAAGGAACTTCTGCGCGCGGATGCGATGGCTCCGGGCGTCTCCGTGACCTCGATTGCCGTGAATTGGGGGTTCACCAATCTCGGGCGCTTCGCCGAAAGTTATCGCAAGCGCTATGGTGAATTACCCTCTGTCACATTGCGCCGCTGAGGGAGAGTGAACGGATTTCCTATGCTTGGCTCGTAGATATGCCGCCGTACGATCGCTTGGCGGAAACACACAAGGGATCCCGAAGGCCCCCCTGTGGCGGTCGGCGTATGGCCTGACGCAGCGGCAGTGCCATATGTGATATTAACCACATTATGCTGTTTCTGGTAAGACTTCTTGACGCCTAGAACTAATCGGCGATGCGCGATTTGGATTCAATCAACAGAGAGTTGTCCTCTTGAATGGAGAACATGACCGTCATCCGATTGTTCTTCGTACCATCATAGGACCAAGTGGTGCCTGCTGCATCCTCCAATCTGTCTATCGCGCCATCGGGGGCCTTGTAGCCGAGTTGTTCATCAAGATCGGCGTGCAAATTCTCGATCCCGTCGGCATCAAGCACGTCGGAGGGGATGGTCACGCGACAATAGACCTCTTCGTCGCTGGCAGATAGTTCAAGCGTGGTGCCATTCGGATGGTCATGAAAATCCATACCGTCCCGATCTTCCCGTTCGGTCATGCCGGCCCCATACTCGGCCTGCATCCCTGCCATCATCTTGCTGCGCAGCCCCAGATCGTCGAGGATGCAGGAAGAAAGCAGAAAGCTGGTATAACGATCCCAGCTTGAAAGCGTATCCTGCGCCTTGGCTTCGGCGGCTGAAAGGGCAACAGCGGCCAAAACACTGGTAAGAGCGATCTGTTTCATTGGTCTGACACCTCAATCCGAAACGTGTTGAACATCGAAGGTCATGTAGACCTTGCAGTTTGAAAGGCCGAGCGCGGCAAGTTCCTCACCTCCCATCAGCGCCCCGATGAATAGATCGACGTGGGAGTTGATCTGTGTCGGAGATGTGATGTCCATGCCGACATCGGCAGCAACCTTACCCGGGCCCGAGGTCACTTCGAACAACTCACCTTCGAAGCTGTTCGGCCCTTTCCGTTCCCAGGTGATCTGCTGGCCATCCCCGTTCATGAAATTCAACACAGACGGGTCAAACCGCCCGCCCCAGACAAGGCGATGGGTTTCCGATTGCGCATTGATCATGCCCGAGCCACGCAGCATGGCTTCCATCTCCGCCGGACAGTTTGTGAAACTCTGATCGCGCGAGGTGACCCGCCACAGGCCATCGCGTGGCACGATTTCGTCATTCACCGCGTCGGGAAACAGGTTGATGACCCTTTCCTGTGCCTTGTCCTGCGGTGCAAAGACCTCGATGGGTGTCACACCCTCCTGATCAAAGCTCAAGACCAGTTCGTCCGGCGAGTTCCCCGGGAGCAAATGCAGAGGTTCCATTGATCCTGTGCCGCCATAGGCCTGATGCACGGCATCGGGTGCCATGGCGACAAGGGATCCACTGGGGTTGCCTTCGATATAGACGACAGCGACCTGCCCCGGCGTGACCGTTTGGCCAAAGAGCACGCCCGTATCAGTTTCACTGATCTTGCCAAATCCTTGAGTACAGCCCTCTCCTGGGGTGCAAAGAAGCACGGGTATCGGACCGTCTGCCATGGCGGCAAGCGGGGCAAGTCCCAGCGCCATCGCGGTGAAAGTTGCCATTTTGCGCATTGAGGTGAATGACATGAGAATATCCCTTGTGTTCAATTCAACGGTTGAATGGTTTGCAAAAGCAAGGTGGCGCCGAGAAGGGCGGCGGGTTCATCCGGTGTCAGGTTGCAGACC containing:
- a CDS encoding transporter, with amino-acid sequence MKRHLTQFALGASLALGGLPAHAIDVAPGDYAMLPPGTDIGLLYLQHSSATELNFDGTDVPSSEVTANVAVLRGLHYTDIGGEPVMFQAVLPFGNFSTAEIGGAEMPTSDGIGDLTLGLSYWPVKPANPETGTTVGVTAFLTAPTGAYEMGDVSFGSGAWTFTPQVALIQGLGNGLYLDAIADVAFSFDHTESGVEVSRDPASQVQVAFRKQFGPTASMSIGYSGQFGGEVDYDGTYGGLKTRRDQVRLYANTFLSQSVQVQGMLATDLYVEDGFKNDVVAELRLMKLF
- a CDS encoding AraC family transcriptional regulator; translation: MRESANLENSAPAIPIARHMLLQTSDIDEARERVGKVFCPHRIEFVGNVRKLDFHQSFASIGRLALSYVSYGAEVEIDAGVPEDWFMVHTTDRGQCGMQIGGQDVLADSRTDAVSSATTGLKMRWMNNCGQLVLKIERRALEDHLCQLLNDELRTPIEFLEGAPSESAQAYRRMLNFVVSETEHEENFYNSPMGLKNLEDTLMTLVLTGFRNNYSEALLHSAQGVAPRHVRLAEDYMRAHVDEPISIFDVAAAAGVSQRTLFDGFQRFRGKTPMAFLKAIRMEAVRKELLRADAMAPGVSVTSIAVNWGFTNLGRFAESYRKRYGELPSVTLRR
- a CDS encoding carboxylesterase family protein, yielding MTELTDVPVFPQLPSRLERIMGPGVADNPQSDEAFYLNIWHPEGAKDGPVLVFLHGGAWVSGGGSARWYRGEALAKEGMIVVTLNYRIGPAGHCEDAASQDKSTPHMHRPMEDILTALRWVRDNIRGFGGDPARVTLAGQSAGAWYAWALASWDRAEGLFSRVALMSIPEIAPWSAEHRHGFTQAVDAAGPDRQTQLRAGAKTLGETRFEPGRLAPMYLPVWPRTDASARLHVGALYIRSTWDEMSVFLPQLGPEAEAERLNLLRRDLTAQPAQGHRCPASWSTAWAETVSRATWAQFGGFSEAIAQAAETRGQTVIRRTFGAFCGCDDLGATHCFDLPFQFGNPADWQDAPMLNGWSDNAFEGLSQAMRRDLAAFVQGAPQASRQEFTAAPDGKDKT
- a CDS encoding cupin domain-containing protein, producing the protein MEFSKGATFAGESFKGQKWTILGEPYLPLHVSETSMLMHAEFGPGSFVPTHVHDLQDEILYLLEGTLEFETEGKVITANTGDTVTLPRGIPHAIFNRSGALARALVVVSPTATMYDYMVAIDGLADPAEVMRLGAEHEVRFI
- a CDS encoding nuclear transport factor 2 family protein, encoding MTVKSTIEAFWKGHSTQDIALLKTVMAEDMTWTVVGKTCPIAKTYEGWDGFFGELLGGLGEAFKPGTLKMTVKGLYADEAAGMGFLHLSESAELHNGNLLDVELVDVFTVKNGKITAVREIMDMAAVNAAFGFGEISA
- a CDS encoding flavin reductase family protein, which gives rise to MKDHLMTAPLSDAFRSAFRHHPAGVAILTANTPDGPVALTVSSLFSISAEPPLVGMSLSRGSRVAAALLAVGSMVIHFPRYEDLDLATLCATPGVDRFGPDIDWESLPTGEPRYRQIGTWFRAEIHQTMPLDGATVVAAELREGICPTCNDRHSHPATSDTLVYLDRSWRGLGPKGPTEPPEEGRS